The genomic stretch TATTAAATttgtttcctcttcatccagtgtAATTTTGACcctattaacagattggatgaaaaataaacgttatgatgggccatacgaattttttaacggtgaaaatcaatatcctcgctgctatttttggtgtggtccatttgagctttggatatgattcattttttgtatatgttctaaaataatcttggaaaatggatgaacggtatggatatgataaatacatcattgtgggccatgtaactttgatctcatttgaaccgttcgtacaacttagcTCGAGGAGACTCGGCGCTCGTATTCgtgcgacacgtatctacaccgctatatagctggtgtgtggtaaagATCCTAATCCAGTAACGAAAACGGATGGGTGACTTGTGTAGGGATGCCGTTAGCGTGCCTACCACTTTTGCGAGGGAAACGACTTTTCGTTGCATgtgatccacctcatccatcaggTACGACGTTTCTTTTTTACCCCCTTCATTTCAAAAATCAAGCTGACTCAACACTTATGGCTGTTTGGACGCGCGGATTAGGTGGGAGTGAGTTGTATTAGGCTAGATTGCACGGCTTCTCATATCATAAATGGGTTTGTCAGTGGATTACATGCAATCTagtgggattgctatatccatcgCTCATTTACTGTCGTGTTTGGACGGGCGAACGGGATGGGATTTCAAAAGCGTCAGCGTTCGCATTGGGTCTTGCTGGGACGTgtaatgggccaccatcatgcacggttcgatgatcggaaccgtccaatgCGTCCAGGAGGTGGGGCCGACCATACCCATGGAGACCTTATCCTCCCACGCACAGGCAGACACGATTTCCACCGTCAAACGCAAGACGGACGGTGGAGTAAAAGATTCTGTGGGCTACACTAAATTCAATCCGAAACCAAACATTTCTGACTAGTTTTTCGACGTGCATtcagtggatggagtggattttcctgAAGACATCAATCatggccccaccatcagtacagcgCAAGAAATTGCGTAAGTCGCTACGTCGGTGAAAACCGACTTCGGTGGGCCATTATACGATCTTGGTGGTGAttggatcagcaatccaaaccgtccataatcTCCAAAAGGGAGTCACAACCCTTCCCATGAAgtcagaatggacggtgtggatactccCTTCGCTGCACAACGTGTGTAAAGAGAGTCGGTTCGTTCGGCTTCAAACCGACCTCCAGTCGACGGGATTCGCAATCCATCGAATCCTCTCCCAAAGCCAAAATCCCACTCCCATCCATCGTCAATACTGCGCCGCCCAAACAGAACTGCAAGAGGACGAGGTGGGATTTCAAAACCCTATCCCACGTACTCCACTCTACTCCCACCTAATCCGCGCGTCCAAATACGCCCTATGTGGGCCAACCAATAGGGAATCAtacctaaaatctctaaattcatgtgccacaggccacaaaagtttagtaaaatttccccttcattcatgtttgtgtgaccttatatagaggttgcatggcaaataaacattagggtgggtccgGAGAATTCTTTAATGATGGCCATTCACTGACCATTGTTAATTTGCTTCATGTGGAGGGTctcatttgaaatttggatttgcttcatttctcgGACCATGCCCTCAAACGAGATGGAAAGGGGGAGGGGTTCCTTTTTTCATATCAAgtaaaggcatgagcccaaaaataagacaggtcCAACTCTCAGCCAATCGAAAtagagatgactcttgcatttaatgcaattttCATTTAATGCAACTCAAGGcatgggccatcttgatgtatatattttatatccatgcagtACATCCGTTTTTCCCGCTCATTTTAGAGCAGGAGCACAAAAATGTAAgctgatccaaatatcaggtggaccacaccacaggaaacagtgatgactgAGAGCCTACCAGtgaaaacctcttgggggccacaaaagttctggatcaagctcatatctgttttttttttttttccccttcatccgggcctatgtgaccttatcaaggggttggatggcagataaacattacgccGTGCCtgaggaagcttttaatggtgggcgttcaatcaccacagttttcaGTAGTGTGATCCAACAGATATCTGGATCTTCTTCGTTATTGGgcttccctaaaatgagctggaaaaacagatggacggcgtggatgtaaaacacatacactacagtggggcccacagtcacgGATCGTTGATTCCCCGTTTCCACCGAATCCGCGTCCGTATcgtatcatacatgcatctaacgaCAAAAGAAAATGCGGCAGCAGAGGTGGGCCCACCTGGGAAGATCATGCAATTTTCATGAAGGTACGTTAGTTGTAATAACGTGGGAGAAGCGAAGGAGACCCATTCCTCTTCGTCAGAGAAATCCGCAACAAAAGCCGTTGATCCAACCGTAGCCTTCCATCCAACGCTCCGATTCCTCCGCCGGCTACAGCTGTATTTCGACACGCATTCCAAATCAGTTTGCCCATATCTTTCACAAAATTACGAATCTGCCACCCTACAGCGGCACGTTATTTGAAATGACCACACGGCCCCAAGCCGGTTCTTTTCgggaggggattaggtgagacccgggacTGACcgaagacggtgcagcccttactgtggggcccaccctgatatatttattctacatcaacaccatccatacgtttttaaagatgatttcagggtattatcccaaaaatgaagtagatacaattatcaggtgggccataccttaagaaaaagtgttgattgaccattaatgggccacaaaagttttggattaagcttgtagttattttttccttttatccaggCTTACGTGTACcttatggtaaataaacactaaggAGACATTAACTTTCAccttaagaagcttttaatagtaGAACAATGaataaccactgttttctatggcatggtccacctgaccattggatctccttcatttttggggtaatgccctaaaattacctgaaaaaaatggatggacgacctggatatagaatacatatatcaaggtgggcctcacggtaagGGAAGCACCGTCTTTGgtgagtccggggtctcacctaatccgctgccATTCTTTCCTCGTGGAGTTATTTAATACTATGTACGCTataccctgtggggcccaccagatgcgtgtgtcttatccacaccgttcatccgttttattagcttattttagggcaagatcctgGAATTGAAGCATAATCCACTATAGGAAACAAGGGATGATgtacaccgttgaaatcttcctagggcccaccgtgatatttatttgtcatccaaccaattAATAATAAGGTCACGCAGTATGGAATAATCGTTAACGTCCGTTGATCCGATCAATTAATATCATATAGGCACGAACATCCAATTGTCATAATTTTAGTCAAATCCGacaaaatggacggtgcagattaaaAGAGCATGTGCATCAATTACATGTTAGATCTACTTGATGCACTAAGCTATGATATATCGCGTATGCATGGGATTGGAATGGAGCCACAATGGAGCTTAACACGCAGAGTTGTGCGTCCAGTACCATTTAGTAGATtgtatggacggttaaaatgatgAGATCAGACGATTCTTGTTCCATCTGAACCAACCAATTATCAGGACACCATGGGAATGGCCCAATGGAGAAAGATACCAGAGATCCACTATTTATAAccattcaatttagattttttttttccggaCTGTTTTCTTCTAAAGTCTAAAATTTTCTTCACCATAAATGTACATGGAATTTCCAATCCGCAGGATTTTCGGCACATGGCCCATCCAAGAAGACTTCTACTAAATGAACGATCCTGATCACTCACAAACTTCACCAATCAAATATCTGTACGGTTATAACATCATCAGACGATTCAGACTCACATTGGATCCTAAACCTAACATGCAATGAGTCGAATGGTAAACTCGCCGCACCTTGAGGCCAACCTTAATCTAATGTTATATTTCAATCAGAACCAATCATCTAATGGCACCCACTATAGATGGAAATTGATTCAAGATACACatagatcagatgatcctaaccatcaaaacAGTAGACTTCAAATCGacagtgaaaaataaaaatgattaatGGCCAAAATTAAGAATGGGTTATGCTCTTCGCAATTGTAAGATTTTCAAAACATTGGCCATTCCATAATAAGGCCCACCAACTCGTCGATTCAGATTGATGGATATAACCCATCTATTCTCTATAAAATTCCTATTCAAACGGATCAATACCTTATAATCTCCCTTCATTTCAACCGTTCATTAAGCTCCGATGACATTGATGTGCTTTCCAGCCAAAGCCAATGCTATTTTTGTAGATTTCCCTACAAATCAGAGATAATGTaggctctctctcttttaaatatctctcacaaattatgaaaaaaaaagaaagaaagaaaagggctctccttctctccctccgTTCCTTCCTTTCAATGGAAAAGGATGGTAAGAAGAAAGAGGCCCTCCATCCTCTTTCTTCTAAAAAGCACGGCCCGTTTCATATGGCACGGGTCGCACTTTACATGATCAGGCGCCGATCCAACCACAAATCGGTGCCTGCTCATGTAAATGTGGTGGAGAAGAGCTTCTGGAAGAGGCTAGTGTGCGCGATGCGCCCGCTACACCACCACAGCCTACAGAACTCCCCACCATTGCCGCTCATCACCATGGGGCCCGCTACAAACTCATTCCATGATGTGCCCCAGCTCCCTCCACCCTCACCAGACTTCATGCCGCGTGTCATCGAGGACGGCATGAGTAGCCGGTACACATCGGCGGTGGACCTAAAGGAGCTCGACAATGATGAGAATGGAGGGAGCAATGTGGGCCACGTCATTGTCATTGCCAATGATGATGAGATCAACGGTGAGGATGGTGACGAGCCCAGTGGCCCAAATGCAATCGACATGCAGGCTGAGGAGTTCATAGCCAACTTCTACGAGCAGATGAGGCTACAGCGCATGGAATCCATGGACCGTTACAATAGGATGTTCAATGGGGGTGAAGATTAAGACGCTCAAAACCAGGGGCGCATCTTAGAGATGGTTCGTGCATGTAGGCACGTCGTTTTTTAAATATATACTATACTCTATCCAacaaataaatgaagaaaatgagggtATTTGAgtaattaattatttttgaaataaatctttgtttttttccttatttGTAGGTCTTCTTTTGATGAAGGCACGTAGCGGGGGTTTTCATGCAAACAAGAGGAATATTGGCTGAGTTTAGCGTGCGCTGGGAGAGTTCTATCAATAAACTGTTCCATGGGCATTTTtggtattttattttctttgattttgtgTCTTAGATTGTGTTCTGTTCTAAGATATTTTGGCTTGTATGATGATTGAAGATTTATTTGTAAGAATTTTAAGAAATAGACGGTGGTGATTTGGCTGATATCTTCTAGAATGTGTGGTCCCATTTTTAATGCGTTCGTGTGCATGCATGCAGTTTGAACACGTGCATGCATGCTTGCATGTGTCCTTGGCATGTGCGGAATGTCGAATTCAACGGTAGCCAATCATTCGTAAAGGTTGTTACCCCGaaagtagggcccacattgatgtgttgtatatccacgccgtccatcagttttttcaattcatttcagtgcttgaaaccaaaaatgaactagatataactctcaagtggaccacaccacaggaaacatggtCATTGAGCGGCCACAATTGAAAAATCCAAGGGCCCACccgaatttttattttccatccaacctgttgataaggtagcACTGAgacggatgaaggtaaaacacaaatatcatcttgatccaaaatttgtgtggtcccaaaaaagtttttaatgatgggaaaTAAATCCctactgtatggtccacttgagatttggatttgcttcattttttgtatcattcttaaaaatgacctgaaaaaactgatggacggcatggatatacaatacgtacatcaaggtgggccatgatcaggGTGACACCCACTAACGGTGTTACCCGGGCAACACCTAATCCGTTCCTCAATTTACGGGGCAGTTCGTTTTGCTCTACGGCAACTCAGGATCCAGCTTGTGTCCGCACCCTCTGGGGCCACATTCTGGGTGGTTCGattatttgaaccgtccatattctcgtTACTATATTAGATAAGCTATTTTCCCATAATCAGGCTTCAGTGATTTTGGGATTTGATCATATCTATTCTTTCGCCATATTCTTCTTAATTTGGCCTTTATAACGTAGAGATAAAAAacgtggacggttctgatcattggaAAACTTAGCATGTGGACCCTAGTCAATGGCAACACACGCTGACTTCtcagtcgcgacagaggcaaaatgAATTCTGCGGAGAGATCGGTCGGTTTCAGCTGCGAATTTTGTCCGAATCTACTCATTAGAAGCGGTTTCGGAATCCTCTCCAACAGCCTTTGTAGAAAACGCATGCAACATCAGAGATCTATGGGatacatcatgatgtatgtatgtaatccaatccattcatcagtttgATCATCTCATTTTCACCGTACATAATAAAATTTGTatcttggtgggcctcaccttataTACGGATTTGATGCAATATAAACAACAAAGTACCCCCAAGAACGTTTATATGATGGGATCCCATTCTCATCATTACTTGTGATATGCTACTTTTTGACTTATTAATCAACCATGACGTTCTCTACTGTACAGAGGTGTTCACAGTCTGTTGAAAATCCAAGCccttggaagatcctagcctttgatATTCGTCTTTCTATCTGTTTTAAGGGTTCGATGATCATTCTCGAGAAGAAAAATACAGCAACGGTCCACATACAACAGATGGAAAGTCAAATACCAACGGGCTGGATATTACAATCTTGGAGATTTCCGGGACATTTCCACATCCATAGTTTGCTCAATCCAGCTGACGGTTTCGATCATCCAAACATACGCCACGCACCTACATTCTAGGTGATTAGGGCattgttatggtggaccctattgTCAATGGAATTCCCTAGATGGTTTGGACATGATAGACACGTTTCTATCTTAACGCAATCGCTTACATGTGGCTATTGGATTTTGAATCGAGACCGTCCACCATCTCAACCCCAACGTGGATGGACAATGATTCAAAAAGCAGGTAGTTTGtccaatcctagccatctgattgaTCACCTTATAACGGACGGTAGAAAGCAAATGTAGTTAAACATTGATGGCTCAGATCATCCGATGATATGTTTTTTGAACTGTCCATCATCTATATTAGGGTCCACGAAATAGACAGTCTTGATCTCTCATCCGTCTATCACAGGTTTATATGAAATTGCGGCTATCTCATCAGCACTACCCCAATCGGGGAGCTTTTTCAGCGAATCTATGCGGATCTAATCATTTTGGTAGTCCAAGCCCATGTagaagtcagctaatgcacacgccaCCACATATGCCAGCGTGGCGAATAAGTGCagtatctaagccatccatcacaaGGGTAATACGGTAGATTTCATATCCCAAGAATTAGATTAGCCCACTAGTCGGGCAATAACATAcacggtgaggtccacctgatggatggcttggatattttacACGTCTACTGCACTGCATTGCATCGTGAGTTGGCAAAGCTCTTAGgaggtgtttggcgcatggaattagatggtattaagtgggatggaattgcttctctttttttttgcaataaatgTACTTGTAAGTGGATTGTTTCTTAATGCCACGGGAGTGAGTTATTCACTTTGGTGTTTGGATTATTTACGATGAAGGGCTTAAATGcatgttttgattcatgtagtGTTTGGTTGTATATGGAAAACAACTACCAATCTCAAAAATCGTGTTTGAAAACTATAGATGTTTGTGAGTAATCGACCCAGCCCATCCAATTTGtgaaattattttaggacatgctaccaaaagttaagcagatccaaaactcaagtgggtcatgcaagaggaaagagtggggaaagaatttactaccgttaaaaccttcccaagctgcaccttgatgtttatatgtcatcccaaccatttaTAAGTTCATTCTACCGGGATGAACTAACAATATAGAAAACTTTatcgtgatacaaaacttttacaatcatatgaatgttttaatggtcgtcactgtaacaccctggaaatcgggggtcgtgcatacactcaactcccgagtttccgggtatcacttataaccgattttcttattaaagtgcgattaatcaggtttaaatgcgcagcttgAAATTTCCttgaacatgaagcacaaccacacatgtctactaaaatgaaagagatcaagtatatatacaagtctaaaaatatacatgggtcgcaccacacattgcccaacaaaattacaaaagaataatatgtcaaaaaaaaaaGCTTAGTCAGCCATCCAACGTCCCATCTACTAAGCCGATGAagacccgctcatcaactggaagtaggagaacccgtcctcctcctcaaggctcacGTCGCCGGGCTCCTCATACTCTACATCACCTGCATCTGAatgtgttgtcacgccccaaacccggaaatcggattcacaggaatcccgattgccgaatctggtgccgacagcctccataataccccattctcggctcctagcgttcatacgccggattccgatcctgggatcttataaggaggattttttttatacaatatacgtttaatttgtaataagcataaccacaagattacccaattcacaaaggcaacatcaccatcatatatccactaatataatcatttgagtacaatgctgaaaggaaaatacatcaatcaaaatcaagctccagaagaccgctgcacgctccaagctcaacactgatgtaacctaacatcacctgcacgcatctatcgtgc from Magnolia sinica isolate HGM2019 chromosome 17, MsV1, whole genome shotgun sequence encodes the following:
- the LOC131231820 gene encoding uncharacterized protein LOC131231820; the encoded protein is MEKDGKKKEALHPLSSKKHGPFHMARVALYMIRRRSNHKSVPAHVNVVEKSFWKRLVCAMRPLHHHSLQNSPPLPLITMGPATNSFHDVPQLPPPSPDFMPRVIEDGMSSRYTSAVDLKELDNDENGGSNVGHVIVIANDDEINGEDGDEPSGPNAIDMQAEEFIANFYEQMRLQRMESMDRYNRMFNGGED